GGACGGCTACATCACCGGGCCGGACGGCGGCTTCGACTGGACGGCGCCCGACGAGGAGGTCTTTCGCTTCTCCATCGAGGAGACGCGAGGGGTCGGCGTCTACCTGCTGGGACGGCGGCTCTACGAGACGATGCTGTACTGGGAGACCGCCGACCAGGATCCATCGCTCGACGCCCCCAAGCGCGAATGGACGGCGCTGTGGAAGCCGCTTCCAAAGGTGGTGTTCTCCGCCACGCTGACGGAGGTGCAGGGCAACGCCCGCCTGGCCTCCGGCGGCCTGGCGGAGGAGATCGAGCGGTTGCGGGCGGAGCCGGGGGAAGGCGACATCGCGATCGGCGGCGCGACCCTCGCCGCTGAGGCAGCCGAACTGGGTCTGATCGACGAGTACCTGGTCAGGGTCTACCCGGTGCTGGTCGGAGGCGGCCTTCCACTCTTCCCCCAGCACGGACGCCAGGTGGACCTCGAACTCGTCGAGACCCGCACCTTCACCCGAGTCGTCTACCTCCGCTACCGCGCGACCCGTCAGGCCGCGCCTTAGAGGCCATCTCATTGGCGAGCCGGCGGTAGAGGATGAGGGTTGTGGCGATGCCGACGAAGGCGGGGAAGTGTTCGGGTTACCAGGGCACCACGCCGGCGTCTTCGAAGAAGGAGCCGGTTGGGCCGTTGTCGGGCAGGGTGGCCAGGTGGACGGCTATGGCGGCGCCCTGTTGGGCGGTGCGGACGCCGCGGAAGCCGTTGAGATCGGTCGCGCAGTAGCCGGGGCAGGCGGCGTTGATCAGGATGTCGGTGTCGTGCAGTTCCTTGGCGTACTGGAGGGTCACGGCGTTGAGGAAGGTCTTGGAGGGCGAGTAGGCGGCGGAGATCGGGCCCACGGCCTCCACGGCGGACTGGGAACTCTGGCGGGTGAGAGACCCGACGCTGCTGGACATGTTCACGATCCGCGGCGCGGCGGACCGCCTGAGCAGCGGCAGCAGGGCGTTGGTGACGCGGATGACGCCGATCACGTTGGTCTCCACGACCGTCCGCATGGTCTCGGGGTCGACGGTCGTGGGCGTCTGCGGCATCCCACCGGTCACCCCGGCGTTGTTGACCAGCACGTCGAGCCGTCCGAAACGCTCGGAGATGAGGGAGGCCGCGGCGGTGACGCTCTCGTCGGAGGTCACGTCGAGGGGTACCGCGAACGCGTCGATCCCCTCGGCGCGGAGTTTCTCCACGGCCGCCGAGAGCCGCTCCGGGGACCTGGCCCCCACGCCGACGGTGTGTCCAAGGGCGCCGAGCCCGGCGGCGATCTCGTATCCGATTCCCTTGTTGGCGCCGGTGATCAGTGTGATCGTCTGTTCGCTCATACCCGGAATCCTGGCCGTACGGCCGAGAGCACTCCAACACCGCCTGGGTAGCGTTCGATACCTCACGGGTATTGATCCCGGGTACGGTGAAGGCATGGAGACGCGAGAGTTGCGGTACTTCGTCGCCGTCGCCGAGGAACTCCACTTCGGCCGCGCCGCCGAGCGCCTCGGGATCGCCCAGCCGCCGCTCTCGCGGGCGATCAAGCAGCTGGAACGCCGCCTGGGCGTTCGGCTTCTCGAACGTACCAGCCGTACGGTCGAGATCACCGAGGCCGGAAAGGTCCTGCTCAGAGAGGGCCGGGCCGCCCTCGACGCGGTCGACGCCGCCGCCCGCCGCACCCGCCGCGCCGCCGCCGGGGAGCCGAACCTGGTGCTGGTCACCAAGGCCGGGGCGTCGGGTGAACTGCTGCCGAAACTCCTGGACGCCTACGCCGCCGAGCCCGGCGCGGTCGCCGTCGAGGTCCTGCTGTGCGGGATCGGAGAGCAGGAGCGGCTGCTCCGCGACGGACGGGCCGACGTGGGCCTGCTGCACAGGCCGTTCGACTCGACGACCGGCCTGGACGTCGAGGAGCTGAGCACCGAGGGCCAGATTCTGGTCCTGCCGAAGGACCATCCCCTCGAAGGCCGCACGGACCTGCGCATGGCCGACATCGCCGGCCTTCCACTGCTGCGCTGGCCGCACCACGACGGCGGCTACCCCGACGGTCAGGGACCCGAGGTGCGCGACCACGCCCAGCTCCTGCAGCTGATCGCGCTGGGCAGGGCGGTGGCCCTACTGCCGGAGACCGCCCGGACCCATCTCCGCCGCGACCTGACCTTCGTGCCGATCCTGGACGCGCCGACCGTCACCACCGTGATCGCCTGGCCGCCGCACAGCCGATCCCTGACCCTGGCCGCCCTGATCCAAACGGCCACCCGCCTCTCGTCGACTTGCGGCGTGTTGCCCTTATGGACCTCGGGATAAGGGCAACACGCCGCAAGTCGACGATTCGAGATCAACGATCTGGGAACGACTTCGACACCCTTTGCGCGCTCGCGTCATTGTTGGACAGTCGGCGCGGTAACACCTCAGGGTGAGAACCCCCCGAGAAGTTCCTGAAAGCTTAAGGAAAGGCCCGTTTCGGCTCGCAGACGCACAGAGAGCCGGAGTGACCTCCAAGGAACTCCGCTCCTCCCAATATCGACGCATATTCTATGATGTGTACGCTCAGACGAATCTGACCGATTGTCTGGAACTGAGGTGTGACGCCGCAAGGCTGCTCCTCCCGCCGGTCGCGGTGTTCTGCGATGTGACGGCCGCACGCCTGTACGGCGTCCCCGTGCCCGATCAGGATGGGCGTGTCCACGCCGCCGTCCCGTCCGTCAGCACCGTGGTCCCGCGGATCAAAGATCTTCGGGTGCACAGCTACGCCATCCCGCCGGCGCACCTGCGTGTGCGGGACGGACGGCCGCTGGTCAGCCCGGAACGGCTCTTCCTCGAACTCGCCGCGGGCCTCCCCCGCATGGACCTGATCATCGCCGGGGACCACATGCTGCGGCACAGGCTCACCAGCCGGTCCCGCCTCACCGGCTTCCTCCACGA
The sequence above is a segment of the Actinomadura coerulea genome. Coding sequences within it:
- a CDS encoding LysR family transcriptional regulator, with product METRELRYFVAVAEELHFGRAAERLGIAQPPLSRAIKQLERRLGVRLLERTSRTVEITEAGKVLLREGRAALDAVDAAARRTRRAAAGEPNLVLVTKAGASGELLPKLLDAYAAEPGAVAVEVLLCGIGEQERLLRDGRADVGLLHRPFDSTTGLDVEELSTEGQILVLPKDHPLEGRTDLRMADIAGLPLLRWPHHDGGYPDGQGPEVRDHAQLLQLIALGRAVALLPETARTHLRRDLTFVPILDAPTVTTVIAWPPHSRSLTLAALIQTATRLSSTCGVLPLWTSG
- a CDS encoding SDR family oxidoreductase; this translates as MSEQTITLITGANKGIGYEIAAGLGALGHTVGVGARSPERLSAAVEKLRAEGIDAFAVPLDVTSDESVTAAASLISERFGRLDVLVNNAGVTGGMPQTPTTVDPETMRTVVETNVIGVIRVTNALLPLLRRSAAPRIVNMSSSVGSLTRQSSQSAVEAVGPISAAYSPSKTFLNAVTLQYAKELHDTDILINAACPGYCATDLNGFRGVRTAQQGAAIAVHLATLPDNGPTGSFFEDAGVVPW
- a CDS encoding dihydrofolate reductase family protein; its protein translation is MRRVTCSMAMSLDGYITGPDGGFDWTAPDEEVFRFSIEETRGVGVYLLGRRLYETMLYWETADQDPSLDAPKREWTALWKPLPKVVFSATLTEVQGNARLASGGLAEEIERLRAEPGEGDIAIGGATLAAEAAELGLIDEYLVRVYPVLVGGGLPLFPQHGRQVDLELVETRTFTRVVYLRYRATRQAAP